In Mixophyes fleayi isolate aMixFle1 chromosome 4, aMixFle1.hap1, whole genome shotgun sequence, the following proteins share a genomic window:
- the STING1 gene encoding stimulator of interferon genes protein: MQDTSQNISIIPQPRGNRATKTSCLLILLCTILLYLLGAGTYTSSQIAYNLAINFVIAQSWHFIVGICDFSEEIAHVHTRYNGEHMKALKASLNAMNVGLLISTGIFCYIFYKEELLPELPGTINLLMVILCNLLCCFFRLQDPTPAAISEITEKKHLNVAHGLAWSYYIGYLSFVLPDLKNVVKQFNEENNNLLRFPETRKLHILMPLSCKMYGDLKEADNNITFLKEVPPLYKDRAGIKRRVFKNNVYRILDEEHRPYYCIVEYATPLASLYKMSDIASAAFSKEDRIQQAKLFYSTLKEILENSVECQNTFRLVIYDDCSRSDEYDEHLLSQEILKHLKQQHSEEYNLT, encoded by the exons ATGCAAGATACATCTCAAAACATCTCCATTATTCCTCAACCTAGAGGGAACAGAGCTACTAAAACGTCCTGTCTCTTAATTCTTCTATGCACCATCCTTTTGTACCTGCTTGGAGCTGGAACTTACACAAGCTCCCAAATTGCCTATAACCTGGCGATTAATTTTGTCATTGCACAAAGTTGGCATTTCATAGTAGGCATATGTGACTTTTCTGAAGAAATAGCTCATGTGCACACCAG gtaTAATGGAGAACACATGAAGGCATTAAAAGCAAGCCTCAATGCCATGAATGTGGGTCTTCTGATTTCAACTGGCattttttgctatatattttataaagaagAATTGTTGCCAGAACTCCCTGGGACGATTAACTTGCTCATGGTGATTCTTTGCAATTTGCTATGCTGTTTTTTCAGGCTTCAG GATCCAACACCAGCAGCTATTTCTGAAATTACTGAAAAGAAACACTTGAATGTTGCCCATGGGCTTGCATGGTCCTACTACATTGGATATTTAAGCTTTGTCCTGCCAG ATTTGAAGAATGTGGTGAAACAATTCAATGAAGAAAACAACAATTTACTGAGATTTCCAGAAACCCGGAAGTTGCATATTTTGATGCCTTTGAGCTGCAAAATGTATGGGGACTTGAAAGAGGCAGATAACAACATAACATTTCTTAAAGAGGTTCCGCCACTGTACAAGGATCGAGCCGGCATTAAAAGACgagtttttaaaaacaatgtatatCGCATTTTGGATGAAGAGCACAGG ccaTACTACTGTATTGTGGAATATGCTACACCTCTAGCATCTCTGTACAAAATGTCAGATATAGCAAGTGCTGCCTTCAGTAAGGAGGATCGTATACAACAAGCCAAACTCTTCTATAGTACTTTGAAGGAAATCCTAGAAAATTCAGTGGAATGTCAAAATACTTTTCGATTAGTAATTTATGACG ATTGCTCTCGGTCTGATGAATATGACGAGCACTTGCTATCTCAGGAAATATTGAAGCATTTAAAGCAACAACATTCTGAGGAATATAATCTgacttaa